In Synechococcus sp. CB0101, a genomic segment contains:
- a CDS encoding aromatic acid exporter family protein, with product MADGDQPPAPSSGLTLAPQLLGCSACRCPWFSLRSCCERCSKSPERRPSAPKPAHLGGDVCHRVDRTVVRSNGLSVVPLNAALIVVDDNDELTLPAASGRIMGTILGALLTFLVHTIASGWMAVLLTCLLCFPLLRLFGWQGGLSTAVNIVVMFLMIPKPTQLNWDFVFNRSLDSLIGIVVAVVVAYLFWPRNRLAELDQLDWALDQQIRSGQAGSAADLTAGYLRLARLVEVALRSQQAALVRRKRWPQRLLIWETLLHHALELERHRSLEQSGLRSPLLAAAMADEQKRVFQALRSMQLCREACR from the coding sequence ATGGCGGACGGTGATCAGCCCCCCGCCCCTTCCAGTGGGCTCACGTTGGCTCCACAATTGCTGGGCTGCTCGGCATGTCGCTGCCCGTGGTTCTCGCTGAGGAGCTGCTGTGAACGCTGCAGCAAGTCGCCTGAACGCAGGCCTTCTGCGCCAAAGCCTGCGCATCTCGGTGGTGATGTTTGTCACCGCGTCGATCGCACTGTGGTGCGATCGAACGGCTTATCTGTGGTACCCCTGAATGCCGCGTTGATTGTTGTCGATGACAACGATGAGCTCACTCTCCCAGCGGCGAGTGGCCGGATTATGGGAACAATCCTGGGGGCTTTGCTCACTTTCTTGGTGCACACCATTGCCTCCGGCTGGATGGCGGTGTTGCTTACCTGTTTGCTGTGCTTCCCGTTGCTGCGCCTGTTCGGTTGGCAGGGAGGATTGTCCACGGCGGTGAACATCGTGGTGATGTTCCTGATGATCCCCAAGCCCACGCAGCTCAACTGGGACTTTGTGTTTAACCGCAGCCTTGACAGCCTGATCGGCATTGTGGTGGCTGTGGTGGTGGCCTATCTGTTCTGGCCCCGCAATCGCTTGGCGGAACTCGATCAATTGGATTGGGCGCTCGATCAGCAGATCCGTTCCGGTCAGGCGGGATCTGCTGCAGATCTCACGGCGGGTTATTTGAGGCTGGCTCGCTTGGTTGAGGTGGCATTACGCAGTCAGCAGGCAGCGTTAGTGAGGCGCAAGCGTTGGCCGCAGCGATTGCTGATCTGGGAAACCTTGTTGCATCACGCGCTCGAGCTGGAAAGGCATCGATCACTGGAGCAATCGGGTTTGCGATCGCCGTTGTTGGCTGCAGCAATGGCAGACGAGCAGAAACGGGTGTTTCAGGCGCTGCGAAGCATGCAGTTGTGTCGAGAGGCTTGTCGATGA
- a CDS encoding Npun_F0494 family protein gives MSTASQQEQRALRRARQAVRCLPFRLSFYQLLDAQALSSTQIAAHPNRQQLSRLSLNANRTEDLLIWLIQLGVLRREVDGQGLTERVRLTPMGRNTIAPWSDAIPPGGVLMRLKHWLRQHRPRF, from the coding sequence GTGAGCACCGCCAGCCAACAAGAGCAACGCGCCCTGCGGCGGGCCCGCCAGGCGGTGCGCTGCCTTCCCTTTCGGCTGTCGTTTTATCAACTGCTCGATGCACAGGCCCTAAGCAGCACCCAAATCGCTGCCCACCCCAACCGGCAGCAACTCAGCCGCCTCAGCCTGAACGCCAACCGCACCGAAGACCTCCTGATCTGGCTGATCCAGCTCGGCGTGCTGCGCCGCGAAGTGGACGGCCAGGGCCTCACCGAACGGGTGCGCCTCACCCCGATGGGGCGGAACACCATTGCCCCGTGGAGCGACGCCATCCCTCCCGGTGGAGTGCTGATGCGCCTCAAGCACTGGCTTCGGCAGCACAGGCCGAGGTTTTGA
- a CDS encoding cobyric acid synthase, with amino-acid sequence MVLGTSSGAGKSLMTAALCRVLRRRGETPLPFKGQNMSNNAWVDQAGGEMAYSQALQAWAAGLEPQCAMNPVLLKPQGDSTSEVIHLGQSVGSCRAEHYYRDWFRPGWAAIRSGLNELQGAYPEGRLVLEGAGSPVEVNLQPRDLTNLRLAQYLRARCILVADIERGGVFAQLVGTLALLRPVERPLIRGLLINRFRGRRELFDEGRRWLEANTGIPVLGVMPWLDELFPPEDSLDLLERRGRKRGAELEIAVLKLPSLSNFSDLDPLEAEPSVQLRWVAPGEELGNPDAVVVPGSKQTLRDLDALRMNATLCSGLQQFAAAGGAVFGICGGMQLLGRELCDPEGLEGGSNGRLRAPGLNLLPLRTVFGGSKALRQRGSTALWPLIGDSSKLPIEGFELHRGSTSTLEPCQPLCSDAELGWVHGSVAGTYLHGVFESGPWRRRWLNQLRARKGLPMLSEQQPHHSRQRDALLDRLADAFEQHVNLEPFLQQP; translated from the coding sequence ATGGTTCTGGGCACCAGCAGCGGTGCCGGCAAGTCGTTGATGACAGCCGCGCTTTGCAGGGTGTTGCGGCGCCGCGGTGAAACGCCACTGCCCTTCAAGGGGCAGAACATGAGCAACAACGCCTGGGTGGATCAGGCCGGCGGCGAGATGGCCTACTCCCAGGCCCTGCAGGCCTGGGCCGCAGGGCTCGAACCCCAGTGCGCCATGAACCCGGTGCTGCTCAAACCCCAGGGCGACAGCACCAGCGAAGTGATCCACCTGGGCCAATCAGTGGGCAGTTGCCGCGCCGAGCACTACTACCGCGACTGGTTTCGCCCCGGCTGGGCCGCGATCCGCAGCGGCCTAAACGAGCTGCAAGGGGCTTACCCCGAAGGGCGGCTCGTGTTGGAGGGCGCCGGCAGCCCCGTTGAGGTGAACCTGCAGCCGCGCGATCTCACCAACCTGCGCCTGGCCCAATACCTGCGCGCCCGCTGCATCCTGGTGGCCGACATTGAGCGCGGGGGTGTGTTCGCGCAGCTGGTGGGCACGTTGGCGCTGCTGCGACCGGTAGAGCGTCCGTTGATCAGGGGCCTGCTGATCAACCGCTTCCGCGGACGCCGCGAACTCTTTGACGAAGGCCGCCGCTGGCTGGAGGCCAACACGGGAATTCCGGTGCTGGGGGTGATGCCCTGGCTCGATGAGCTGTTCCCGCCGGAAGACTCCCTCGACCTGTTGGAGCGCCGGGGCCGCAAACGGGGCGCCGAGCTGGAGATCGCGGTGCTCAAGCTGCCCTCGCTCAGCAATTTCTCCGATCTCGATCCGCTCGAGGCCGAACCCAGCGTGCAGCTGCGTTGGGTGGCCCCCGGGGAGGAGCTGGGCAACCCTGATGCCGTGGTGGTGCCTGGCAGCAAGCAAACGCTGCGCGACTTGGACGCCCTGCGGATGAACGCAACGCTGTGCAGTGGGCTGCAGCAGTTCGCCGCAGCAGGTGGAGCGGTCTTCGGAATCTGCGGCGGGATGCAACTGCTCGGGCGAGAGCTCTGCGATCCCGAGGGGCTGGAGGGTGGCAGCAACGGCCGGCTTCGGGCACCAGGGCTCAACCTGCTGCCCCTACGCACCGTGTTTGGCGGCAGCAAAGCCCTGCGCCAGCGCGGCAGCACAGCCCTCTGGCCGCTGATTGGCGACAGCAGCAAGTTGCCGATCGAAGGCTTCGAGCTGCACCGCGGCAGCACGAGCACCCTGGAGCCATGCCAGCCCCTTTGCAGCGATGCAGAGCTGGGCTGGGTGCACGGCTCAGTGGCCGGCACCTACTTGCACGGTGTGTTCGAAAGCGGCCCTTGGCGTAGGCGATGGCTCAATCAGTTACGCGCGCGGAAAGGGTTGCCGATGTTGAGCGAACAGCAACCGCACCACAGCCGTCAGCGCGACGCCCTGCTCGATCGCCTCGCCGATGCCTTCGAGCAGCACGTGAACTTGGAGCCATTCCTGCAGCAGCCATGA
- a CDS encoding FKBP-type peptidyl-prolyl cis-trans isomerase: protein MNTLILALSDQELITAVGGSGSGAQRGQTLIVHWRGTLENGQEFNSSYGRDPISFPLDNRVIKGWEEGLVGMQVGEKRQLVVPPHLAYGEKGAGGVIPPNATLLYDIELLEIR, encoded by the coding sequence ATGAACACCCTAATTCTCGCACTTAGCGATCAAGAACTCATCACCGCAGTCGGAGGTAGCGGATCTGGAGCGCAACGTGGCCAGACACTTATCGTTCATTGGCGCGGTACATTGGAGAATGGCCAAGAGTTCAACAGCAGCTACGGCCGTGACCCCATCTCCTTCCCCCTAGACAACCGTGTGATCAAAGGCTGGGAAGAAGGTTTAGTTGGTATGCAGGTCGGCGAGAAGCGCCAACTAGTAGTTCCCCCACATCTGGCCTACGGCGAGAAGGGCGCCGGCGGCGTAATCCCTCCCAACGCAACCTTACTTTATGATATTGAGCTTCTTGAAATCCGTTGA
- a CDS encoding bifunctional ADP-dependent NAD(P)H-hydrate dehydratase/NAD(P)H-hydrate epimerase, whose product MSQPAWPLRDAEHLLVLGSQMAELEQQLFASGLPVEALMEKAALAVARRLQQPDWWPQLQRRGALVLVGPGHNGGDGLVVARELHLAGIAVRIWSPFERHKPLTAAHLLHARWLGIAELAAPPDPADPAVWIDALFGIGQSRPPGEALEALLEQRQRMQPGRLIAIDGPTGVCADSGQLLGRVAACAALSLSIGLLKQGFLQDQALAWVGQLERLELGLPAPLLQGLGHDQPLALLDRDLAAAPWPQQPEAASKYQRGRLLVIAGSEAYRGASQLCLQGASASGVGSLRAALPQPVAEQLWSVQPHVVVSAALEAHPSGSLQLAGLSESVLERLDAVVLGPGLGGTTATEAAAEASSWNLLQRFPGLLLLDADGLNRLAHLGAAQWLQGRQGPTWLTPHAGEFARLFPELADQQPLLAASAAAQLCSDQQPCSVLLKGARTVIAAADGRRWQLAQACSAAARAGLGDVLAGYAAGLGARGGSDAALLATSALAHAQAGQQAERLRGPGGANPIAIAQQLQSQEPNTIQTLQSD is encoded by the coding sequence TTGTCTCAGCCCGCCTGGCCCCTGCGCGATGCCGAGCACCTGCTGGTGCTCGGCAGCCAGATGGCGGAGCTGGAACAGCAGTTGTTTGCCAGCGGCCTGCCGGTGGAGGCCTTGATGGAAAAAGCGGCGCTGGCGGTGGCCCGGCGCCTGCAACAACCCGATTGGTGGCCCCAGCTGCAGCGGCGCGGCGCTCTGGTGCTGGTGGGGCCCGGCCACAACGGCGGCGACGGGCTGGTGGTGGCCCGCGAGCTGCACCTGGCGGGCATCGCCGTGCGGATCTGGAGCCCCTTTGAGCGCCACAAACCCCTCACCGCAGCCCACCTGCTCCATGCCCGCTGGCTAGGCATCGCGGAGCTCGCAGCCCCGCCCGATCCCGCCGATCCAGCGGTGTGGATCGATGCGCTGTTCGGCATCGGCCAAAGCCGCCCCCCCGGCGAAGCGCTGGAAGCGCTGCTGGAGCAGCGGCAGCGGATGCAGCCAGGCCGGCTGATCGCCATCGATGGCCCCACCGGCGTCTGCGCCGACAGCGGCCAGCTTCTGGGCCGCGTGGCCGCCTGCGCCGCTCTGAGCCTGAGCATTGGTCTGCTCAAGCAGGGATTTCTGCAGGATCAAGCGCTCGCCTGGGTGGGCCAACTGGAGCGCCTTGAGCTGGGGCTGCCGGCCCCGCTGCTGCAGGGTCTTGGCCACGACCAGCCCCTGGCCTTGTTGGACCGTGATCTGGCGGCTGCCCCCTGGCCGCAGCAACCGGAAGCCGCTTCGAAATACCAGCGCGGCAGGCTGTTGGTGATCGCCGGCAGTGAGGCCTATCGCGGCGCCAGCCAGCTCTGCCTGCAAGGCGCCAGCGCCAGTGGGGTGGGAAGCCTGCGCGCAGCCCTGCCGCAGCCCGTGGCCGAGCAACTGTGGAGCGTGCAGCCCCATGTGGTGGTGAGCGCAGCACTGGAGGCTCACCCCAGCGGCAGCCTGCAGCTGGCGGGGCTGAGCGAGAGCGTGCTGGAGCGGCTGGATGCCGTGGTACTGGGGCCCGGCCTGGGGGGCACGACGGCCACAGAGGCAGCGGCGGAAGCCTCGAGCTGGAATCTGCTGCAACGCTTCCCCGGCCTGTTGCTGCTCGATGCCGATGGGCTGAATCGCCTGGCGCACCTGGGGGCCGCGCAGTGGCTGCAGGGCCGGCAAGGACCCACCTGGCTCACCCCCCACGCCGGCGAATTTGCACGCCTCTTCCCGGAGCTGGCCGACCAACAGCCGCTGCTGGCGGCCTCAGCCGCCGCCCAGCTCTGCAGCGATCAGCAGCCATGCAGCGTGCTGCTCAAAGGGGCTCGCACCGTGATCGCCGCCGCCGATGGCCGGCGCTGGCAACTGGCCCAGGCCTGCAGCGCTGCAGCCCGCGCGGGCCTGGGGGATGTGTTGGCCGGCTATGCCGCCGGCCTCGGGGCCCGCGGCGGTAGCGATGCCGCCCTGCTGGCCACCAGCGCCCTGGCCCATGCCCAGGCCGGACAACAGGCCGAACGCCTGAGAGGACCCGGCGGCGCCAACCCAATTGCTATCGCGCAACAACTGCAAAGCCAGGAACCCAACACAATCCAGACCTTGCAAAGCGATTAA
- a CDS encoding DUF1651 domain-containing protein codes for MRPRRYGFRNLWHGTAQETRKAGFDRDTPYKNGSHLRRDDARTLWKKLQADGWRQCTPQWGEDVDV; via the coding sequence ATGCGTCCAAGGCGATACGGCTTCAGAAATTTGTGGCATGGAACCGCCCAAGAGACGCGTAAAGCCGGATTCGACAGAGACACGCCTTACAAAAACGGCAGCCACCTCCGCAGGGATGACGCCCGCACCCTCTGGAAGAAGCTCCAGGCGGACGGCTGGAGGCAGTGCACCCCGCAGTGGGGCGAGGACGTGGATGTCTGA
- a CDS encoding Nif11-like leader peptide family natural product precursor codes for MPKQPHPLQAISEEQLKAFLEAAKADAELQDKLKVAADVDAVVEIAKGAGFVISADELKKSKAEASDEDLEHVAGASGSNVGGAWCMTPVAGEILAKVSVDFCPV; via the coding sequence GTGCCTAAACAACCTCACCCACTCCAAGCGATTTCCGAAGAGCAACTCAAAGCCTTCCTGGAAGCCGCCAAGGCTGATGCGGAGCTTCAAGACAAGTTGAAGGTGGCTGCGGATGTGGATGCCGTTGTGGAGATTGCGAAAGGTGCGGGCTTTGTGATTTCTGCTGATGAGTTGAAGAAATCTAAGGCAGAGGCTTCTGACGAGGACCTTGAGCATGTTGCGGGAGCATCAGGCTCCAATGTCGGTGGCGCTTGGTGCATGACACCCGTTGCCGGTGAAATTCTGGCAAAGGTGTCAGTTGACTTCTGCCCAGTCTGA
- a CDS encoding nucleotidyltransferase family protein, translating to MTSSTPTTIRQRLVAHRPEVLALAQRHGATNLRVYGSIAKGQEHQGSDLDLLVDLAEDQSLLGLISFRQELEDLLGCLVDVTEAETLHPLIRREILDQAQLL from the coding sequence ATGACCAGCTCAACTCCCACAACCATTCGCCAGCGGCTTGTGGCCCATAGGCCCGAGGTGCTCGCCCTCGCCCAGCGCCATGGTGCAACCAACCTGAGGGTCTACGGCTCGATCGCTAAAGGGCAGGAACACCAAGGTAGCGACCTGGATCTTCTTGTCGATCTAGCGGAGGATCAGTCTCTTCTCGGGTTGATCAGTTTCCGGCAAGAGCTTGAAGATCTCCTGGGATGCCTGGTGGATGTCACAGAAGCAGAAACACTGCACCCGTTGATCCGTCGTGAAATCCTCGATCAGGCTCAGTTGCTGTGA
- a CDS encoding FUSC family protein, protein MDRQDLRLAVCVGLAAGFGSISTVPDGYYLPLTLAAVMVGSYGGSYALGLQRVICTLLGGLLLLIAQPAFTGLPFPIGLALMLGLIRFLGGCLGLEAGYKITGMVVVMGWLMQSTAVDSWLGLKLSWTALGVVLALLALHLLWPSTAIREHQQAYVALLELQREALLEQQRLLDQTAGVRLSPARRKQRHRELMRALIQARATRPAAQLELGANPYAQPQLHVWTELERCCAALAGCITALRALREPFVGLPALRELHQAEAQLLADAFALLGLWQDALTRHRPVLVSDSTSENLSASIEQLRSVERDLLALVELPEALDPLDQKQVARRLLLSYQIGALVQRMQLRWQELMVTNKDPSPTPR, encoded by the coding sequence ATGGACCGCCAAGACCTGCGATTGGCCGTTTGCGTGGGCCTTGCAGCTGGCTTCGGCAGCATCAGCACGGTGCCGGATGGCTACTACCTGCCGCTCACCCTGGCAGCTGTGATGGTGGGCAGCTATGGCGGCTCCTATGCCCTGGGATTGCAGCGGGTGATTTGCACATTGCTGGGCGGTTTGCTGTTGTTGATTGCTCAGCCGGCTTTCACCGGTTTGCCTTTCCCGATTGGGCTGGCCCTGATGTTGGGGTTGATTCGCTTTCTCGGCGGATGCCTGGGCTTGGAGGCTGGTTACAAGATCACCGGGATGGTGGTGGTGATGGGTTGGTTGATGCAGTCCACTGCCGTGGATAGCTGGTTGGGGCTCAAGCTGAGTTGGACGGCACTTGGCGTGGTGCTGGCGTTATTGGCGTTGCATCTGCTCTGGCCGAGCACCGCCATCCGCGAACATCAACAGGCTTATGTGGCGTTGCTCGAGCTCCAGCGTGAAGCTCTGTTGGAACAACAGCGGCTGCTGGATCAGACTGCTGGTGTACGCCTCTCACCAGCGCGCCGCAAGCAACGCCATCGCGAGCTGATGCGTGCGCTGATTCAGGCCCGAGCAACGCGTCCGGCTGCGCAGCTTGAGCTTGGTGCTAATCCCTACGCGCAGCCGCAGTTGCATGTGTGGACGGAACTGGAGCGTTGTTGTGCCGCCCTCGCTGGATGCATCACTGCCTTACGAGCGTTGCGTGAACCGTTTGTGGGTCTTCCGGCTTTGCGTGAGTTGCATCAGGCTGAAGCCCAGCTTTTGGCTGATGCCTTTGCGCTGCTTGGTCTCTGGCAGGACGCTTTGACACGTCATCGTCCTGTGTTGGTCTCTGACAGCACGTCTGAGAATCTGTCGGCCTCGATTGAGCAGCTTCGGAGTGTGGAGCGCGATCTTCTGGCGTTGGTGGAGCTGCCAGAGGCCCTCGATCCGCTGGACCAGAAGCAGGTGGCGCGGCGCTTGTTGCTTTCTTATCAGATTGGGGCCTTGGTGCAGCGGATGCAGCTTCGCTGGCAGGAGTTGATGGTCACCAATAAGGATCCGTCGCCAACTCCACGGTGA
- a CDS encoding DUF1651 domain-containing protein, translated as MEVTAANITSQGRSLVRNCRGMLRFNAEQLWQNLIRQGWRRVPPQW; from the coding sequence GTGGAGGTCACAGCTGCCAACATCACCAGCCAAGGCAGGTCCCTGGTGCGCAATTGCCGCGGAATGCTGCGCTTCAACGCTGAACAGCTTTGGCAGAACCTGATCCGGCAGGGGTGGCGACGGGTGCCGCCGCAGTGGTGA
- a CDS encoding DUF86 domain-containing protein has protein sequence MSKDRLYLESIRDCLERIAEYTASGESSFMASRLIQDGVIRNLEVIGEATKNLSPELRAASPEIPWRQIAGMRDVLIHDYLKVNLARVWRTVVIDLPPLQEAVLRHLQA, from the coding sequence GTGAGCAAAGATCGCCTCTATCTCGAAAGTATTCGTGATTGTTTGGAGCGGATCGCAGAGTACACAGCTTCTGGAGAGAGCAGCTTCATGGCCTCTCGTCTGATTCAAGATGGCGTGATTCGTAATCTCGAGGTGATCGGTGAAGCCACCAAGAATCTCAGCCCGGAGCTCCGAGCGGCCAGTCCTGAGATTCCTTGGCGGCAGATTGCCGGCATGAGAGATGTTCTGATTCATGACTATCTCAAGGTCAATCTGGCCCGAGTTTGGCGGACCGTTGTCATTGACCTTCCTCCACTTCAGGAGGCAGTCCTGAGGCATCTACAGGCATAA
- a CDS encoding RpoD/SigA family RNA polymerase sigma factor — MTASGLSPGGASRRRGSDPISWYLSTIGRVPLLTPAEEIELGNQVQAMMRLTEEEPENGYTDQQKKTIRVGRRSKERMMKANLRLVVSVAKKYQGKGLELLDLIQEGSLGLERAVEKFDPTRGYKFSTYAFWWIRQSMTRAIACQSRTIRLPVHLSERLTAIRKVSLDLAHKLGAMPSRKEIAEAMDMPIDELDSLLRQALTTSSLDAPVNGEEGRSFLGDLIADNSHVEPLDQVERGMHHEQLGRWLSHLTEQERQVLELRFGLEGEERHTLAEIGRMLDVSRERVRQVELKALRKLRHLTRRMPSSL, encoded by the coding sequence ATGACGGCATCCGGACTTTCCCCGGGGGGCGCCAGTCGCCGCCGAGGTAGTGACCCGATTAGTTGGTATCTCTCCACCATTGGCCGCGTTCCGCTGTTAACCCCAGCAGAAGAAATTGAACTGGGCAATCAGGTGCAGGCGATGATGCGCTTGACCGAAGAGGAGCCTGAAAACGGTTATACCGATCAGCAAAAGAAAACCATTCGCGTGGGCCGCCGTTCCAAGGAACGGATGATGAAAGCCAACCTGCGCCTGGTGGTGAGTGTTGCCAAGAAATATCAGGGCAAAGGGCTGGAACTGCTCGATCTGATCCAAGAGGGCTCCCTCGGCCTGGAGCGAGCCGTGGAGAAGTTCGACCCAACCCGCGGCTACAAGTTCTCCACCTATGCCTTCTGGTGGATTCGCCAGAGCATGACCCGCGCGATCGCCTGCCAGTCGCGCACGATTCGCCTGCCGGTGCACCTCTCCGAGCGCCTCACCGCCATCCGCAAGGTGAGCCTGGATCTGGCCCACAAGCTCGGCGCCATGCCCAGCCGCAAGGAAATCGCCGAAGCGATGGACATGCCTATCGATGAACTCGATTCGCTGCTGCGCCAGGCCCTCACCACCTCAAGCCTCGATGCACCGGTGAACGGCGAAGAAGGCCGCAGCTTCCTGGGTGATCTGATCGCCGACAACAGCCACGTTGAACCGCTCGATCAGGTGGAACGCGGCATGCACCACGAGCAGCTGGGCCGCTGGCTCAGCCACCTCACCGAGCAGGAGCGCCAAGTGCTGGAGCTGCGCTTTGGCCTTGAAGGCGAAGAGCGCCACACCCTCGCCGAGATCGGCCGCATGCTCGACGTGTCACGCGAGCGCGTGCGCCAGGTGGAGCTGAAGGCCCTGCGCAAGCTGCGCCACCTCACCCGCAGAATGCCCAGCAGCCTGTGA
- a CDS encoding helix-turn-helix transcriptional regulator, producing the protein MAAGKQVIRAPAQLGMLLRCARREQGMNQQELALKAGGMSQARLYQLELQPGRLTVERLLLLLAALNLEVVVRPRQHAINPAEW; encoded by the coding sequence ATGGCTGCAGGTAAGCAGGTGATCCGCGCCCCTGCGCAGTTGGGAATGCTGCTTCGCTGTGCACGGCGAGAACAGGGGATGAACCAGCAAGAACTGGCCCTCAAGGCAGGTGGCATGAGCCAGGCCAGGCTCTACCAACTCGAACTGCAACCGGGTCGTCTCACCGTGGAGCGTCTGCTGTTGCTCCTGGCCGCCCTCAACCTCGAAGTGGTGGTGAGGCCGCGACAACACGCCATCAATCCAGCTGAATGGTGA
- a CDS encoding nucleoside triphosphate pyrophosphatase → MLLLASASPARKRLLEQASIPHRVQVSGVDEDAIHHADPAQLVQLLAQAKAQAVQEACTDSSITAVLGCDSVLAFEGEVFGKPLDAAEAIARWQRMAGGWGELHTGHCLLALGAARECSAPDIHGYLPAERRATITTRVQFAPLSPAEIEAYVATGEPLQCAGGFALEGRGGALVERIEGCFSNVIGLSLPLLRRWLLTMGVS, encoded by the coding sequence GTGCTGCTGCTGGCTTCTGCGTCTCCGGCCCGTAAGCGCCTGCTGGAGCAGGCCTCCATTCCCCACCGCGTGCAAGTGAGTGGGGTGGATGAAGACGCGATCCACCACGCCGATCCGGCCCAGTTGGTGCAGCTGCTGGCGCAGGCCAAGGCTCAGGCGGTGCAAGAGGCTTGTACGGACAGCTCGATTACGGCGGTGTTGGGCTGTGATTCAGTGCTGGCCTTTGAAGGGGAGGTATTCGGCAAGCCGCTCGACGCCGCTGAGGCCATCGCCCGTTGGCAGCGGATGGCTGGTGGCTGGGGGGAGCTGCACACCGGGCACTGTTTGTTGGCGCTTGGTGCTGCGCGGGAGTGTTCAGCTCCGGATATCCATGGATATCTGCCGGCGGAACGCCGCGCCACCATCACCACCCGCGTGCAGTTCGCGCCACTGAGCCCCGCCGAGATCGAGGCCTATGTGGCCACTGGAGAACCGCTGCAATGCGCTGGCGGCTTTGCACTGGAGGGGCGCGGCGGTGCGCTGGTGGAGCGGATTGAGGGTTGTTTTTCGAATGTGATCGGGCTGAGCTTGCCGTTGCTGCGGCGCTGGCTCCTGACGATGGGCGTCAGTTAA
- the mnmA gene encoding tRNA 2-thiouridine(34) synthase MnmA gives MAATPAGALALERLQAWPGEHRVAVGLSGGVDSSLTAALLVEAGWQVEGLTLWLMSGKGACCAEGLVDAAGICEQLGVEHHVVDFREHFKEQIVDFLVQGYGDGITPLPCSRCNREVKFGPMLHWAQEERGISRIATGHYARVCHGEQSDNGRHQLLRGLDRQKDQSYFLYDLPQEALGRLVFPLGELTKADTRVEAARHGLRTAEKPESQDLCLADHHGSMRAFLDTYLPPRQGEIVLEDGQVVGQHDGIQHFTIGQRKGLGVAWSEPLHVVRLDGVMNRVVVAPRRDAARSDAVVGAVNWVSIAPPQEPIEVEVQVRYRSGAVAARLSPLDATDADAAAGRPHRCRLEFAEEQFSITPGQAAVFYAGDRVLGGGLIQR, from the coding sequence GTGGCGGCCACGCCGGCCGGTGCCTTAGCTCTCGAGCGCCTGCAGGCTTGGCCGGGTGAGCACCGCGTTGCGGTGGGGTTGTCGGGCGGGGTGGATAGTTCCCTCACCGCAGCCCTGCTGGTGGAGGCGGGCTGGCAGGTGGAAGGGCTCACGCTCTGGTTGATGAGCGGCAAGGGCGCCTGCTGCGCCGAGGGCTTGGTGGATGCGGCGGGGATCTGCGAACAGCTCGGTGTGGAGCACCACGTGGTGGATTTCCGCGAGCACTTCAAAGAGCAGATCGTGGATTTCCTGGTGCAGGGCTATGGCGATGGCATCACGCCCTTGCCGTGCTCGCGCTGCAACCGAGAGGTGAAATTTGGCCCGATGCTGCACTGGGCTCAAGAGGAGCGCGGCATTTCGCGCATCGCCACAGGTCACTACGCCCGGGTGTGCCACGGCGAGCAGAGTGATAACGGCCGCCATCAGCTCTTGCGCGGCCTCGACCGGCAGAAGGATCAGAGCTATTTCCTCTACGACCTGCCGCAGGAGGCTTTAGGCCGCCTGGTGTTTCCTCTGGGGGAGCTCACCAAGGCCGACACCCGTGTTGAAGCGGCCCGCCATGGGTTGCGCACGGCCGAAAAGCCGGAAAGCCAAGACCTCTGCCTGGCCGACCACCACGGCTCGATGCGCGCGTTTCTGGATACCTATCTGCCCCCGCGCCAGGGCGAGATCGTGCTGGAAGACGGCCAAGTGGTGGGCCAGCACGACGGTATCCAGCACTTCACGATCGGTCAGCGCAAGGGGCTCGGTGTGGCCTGGAGCGAGCCTCTGCATGTGGTGCGCCTGGATGGCGTCATGAACCGCGTGGTGGTGGCCCCGCGCCGCGATGCTGCCCGCAGTGATGCGGTGGTGGGAGCCGTGAACTGGGTATCGATCGCGCCGCCTCAGGAGCCGATCGAGGTGGAGGTGCAGGTGCGCTACCGCAGTGGAGCCGTTGCCGCCCGGTTGTCTCCTCTGGATGCCACCGATGCCGATGCGGCGGCGGGCCGGCCCCATCGCTGCCGGCTGGAGTTTGCGGAGGAGCAGTTTTCGATCACACCCGGACAGGCCGCGGTCTTTTATGCGGGTGATCGGGTGCTGGGGGGTGGGTTGATTCAGCGCTGA
- a CDS encoding 2Fe-2S iron-sulfur cluster binding domain-containing protein encodes MKEVLIHWPSGQTTRCTPGIDWLQAARDASFSIPTGCLGGSCGACELDVNGTTVRACIATVPASKSGELTVELATDPYW; translated from the coding sequence ATGAAAGAGGTGTTGATCCACTGGCCCTCGGGGCAAACAACCCGCTGCACGCCAGGCATCGATTGGCTTCAAGCCGCGCGCGATGCCAGCTTTTCGATCCCCACAGGCTGCCTAGGCGGCAGCTGCGGCGCCTGCGAACTCGATGTGAACGGAACCACAGTTCGAGCTTGCATCGCCACCGTGCCGGCGAGCAAAAGCGGCGAGCTCACCGTGGAGTTGGCGACGGATCCTTATTGGTGA